A single genomic interval of Microbacterium sp. zg-Y1090 harbors:
- a CDS encoding glutamate decarboxylase gives MSTANTGDEELTPRFARPGEASVAARHVIPQQESLPDTAKQIVDDETMLDGNSRLNLATFVGTWMDDDAKQVYEASFDKNMIDKDEYPQTAAIEDNCWHMLANLWNAPDASRSIGTSTIGSSEACMLGGLAFKRRWQQSRRAAGKDTSQPNLVMSSAVQVCWEKFCNYFDVEPRFVPISLEHKTLDGYDLEKYVDENTIGVVAIMGVTYTGMYEPVAEIAKALDEIQAKTGLDIPIHVDGASGAMIAPFLQPDLLWDFRLERVHSISTSGHKYGLVYPGLGWVVWRDTQWLPEDLVFKVSYLGGEMPTFALNFSRPGAQVLLQYYMFLRLGFEGYRAVQQASQDVAKYLSAGIAKIDAFELWNDGSDIPVFAWYLKEGHTKNWNLYHLQDRLRMKGWLVPAYPMPDDLGDLTVQRIVVRNGLSMDLAAELLGDIETETAYLDALESAMPVEGQHPAFHH, from the coding sequence ATGAGCACAGCGAACACCGGGGACGAGGAACTGACCCCCCGATTTGCACGACCCGGCGAGGCCTCCGTCGCCGCCAGGCACGTCATCCCGCAGCAGGAGTCGCTGCCCGACACCGCCAAGCAGATCGTCGACGACGAGACGATGCTCGACGGCAATTCCCGGCTGAATCTGGCGACCTTCGTGGGCACGTGGATGGACGACGACGCCAAGCAGGTGTACGAGGCGTCCTTCGACAAGAACATGATCGACAAGGACGAGTACCCCCAGACCGCCGCCATCGAGGACAACTGCTGGCACATGCTGGCGAATCTGTGGAACGCGCCGGACGCTTCACGGAGCATCGGCACCTCCACCATCGGCTCGTCCGAGGCCTGCATGCTCGGCGGACTCGCCTTCAAGCGGCGCTGGCAGCAGTCGCGTCGTGCCGCGGGCAAAGACACCTCCCAGCCGAATCTCGTGATGTCGTCCGCGGTGCAGGTGTGCTGGGAGAAGTTCTGCAACTACTTCGACGTGGAGCCCCGTTTCGTCCCCATCAGCCTCGAGCACAAGACACTCGACGGGTACGACCTGGAGAAGTACGTCGACGAGAACACGATCGGGGTCGTCGCGATCATGGGCGTCACCTACACCGGCATGTATGAGCCGGTGGCCGAGATCGCCAAGGCCCTCGACGAGATCCAGGCCAAGACAGGTCTCGACATCCCCATCCACGTCGACGGCGCCTCCGGCGCCATGATCGCTCCCTTCCTGCAGCCCGACCTCCTCTGGGACTTCCGTCTCGAGCGGGTGCACTCCATCAGCACCTCCGGCCACAAGTACGGCCTGGTCTACCCGGGCCTCGGCTGGGTCGTCTGGCGCGACACGCAGTGGCTGCCCGAGGACCTCGTGTTCAAGGTGAGCTACCTGGGCGGGGAGATGCCGACATTCGCGCTGAACTTCTCACGCCCCGGCGCGCAGGTGCTGCTGCAGTACTACATGTTCCTCCGGCTCGGATTCGAGGGATACCGCGCCGTGCAGCAGGCCTCGCAGGACGTCGCGAAGTACCTGTCGGCCGGCATCGCGAAGATCGACGCGTTCGAACTGTGGAACGACGGCAGCGACATCCCGGTGTTCGCCTGGTACCTGAAGGAGGGGCACACCAAGAACTGGAACCTCTACCATCTGCAGGACCGTCTGCGCATGAAGGGCTGGCTCGTTCCGGCGTATCCCATGCCGGATGATCTGGGCGATCTCACCGTGCAGCGCATCGTGGTGCGCAACGGCCTGAGCATGGATCTCGCCGCCGAGCTGCTCGGCGACATCGAGACCGAGACCGCGTACCTCGACGCCCTCGAGTCGGCCATGCCCGTCGAGGGCCAGCACCCCGCGTTCCACCACTAG
- a CDS encoding amino acid permease, which translates to MSTNPTNQATDAAKAASNHPLTSHKAVTAFLGVGQLAMLTLVVVASLRSLPAMAVYGLGSVTLYIIPAIFFLIPTALVAAELATGWKGGVYVWVREAFGNRWGFTAVWLQWIQNVVWYPTQIAFIAAALAFVFLDPSLANSGLYTAIIILALYWGSTLITLRGGNLFAKLGSWGGILGTLLPAVLLIVFGFIWLGTGEKSETSLEPSAIIPPFTGIASIVLIVSNVLAYAGMEVNAVHVNQMKDPGRGYPRSVLLASILILLVFILPTLAISIAVPEKDLGLTNGIMLAFQAYFDKWDLGWATAVVSALIAAGALASVITWIAGPSKGLLAAAETGLLPPALQKRNKAGVQSGILMLQGTIVTILAAIFVIVPNVSAAFVALIDMAAALYLIMYMLMFAAAIVLRRKEPNVKRTYRVPAMNLVAGVGFVACLLAFVLAFVPPDGFTAFPVAAYPWIVGLVIVVLGGPPLVFYALRKPSWDRRSPAEKALHGTHDEDEAAAATAPPAAGSTPPPSTGSAPRSGGAPPPST; encoded by the coding sequence ATGTCGACCAACCCAACGAACCAAGCGACGGATGCCGCGAAGGCGGCATCCAACCATCCGCTCACGTCCCACAAGGCCGTCACCGCCTTCCTCGGAGTCGGCCAGCTCGCGATGCTGACGCTCGTGGTGGTCGCGAGCCTGCGCTCGCTCCCCGCGATGGCGGTCTACGGGCTCGGCAGCGTCACGCTCTACATCATCCCGGCCATCTTCTTCCTCATCCCCACGGCGCTGGTCGCCGCGGAGCTGGCGACGGGATGGAAGGGCGGCGTCTACGTCTGGGTGCGTGAGGCGTTCGGCAACAGATGGGGGTTCACGGCGGTCTGGCTGCAGTGGATCCAGAACGTGGTGTGGTACCCGACGCAGATCGCCTTCATCGCGGCGGCCCTCGCGTTCGTGTTCCTCGATCCCTCGCTGGCGAACTCCGGGCTGTACACCGCGATCATCATCCTGGCGCTCTACTGGGGATCCACACTGATCACCCTGCGGGGCGGCAACCTGTTCGCCAAGCTCGGATCGTGGGGCGGCATCCTCGGCACCCTGCTGCCGGCGGTGCTGCTCATCGTGTTCGGGTTCATCTGGCTCGGCACCGGGGAGAAGAGCGAGACCTCGCTGGAGCCCTCGGCCATCATCCCGCCGTTCACCGGTATCGCCTCGATCGTGCTGATCGTCTCGAACGTGCTCGCCTACGCGGGCATGGAGGTCAACGCGGTGCACGTGAACCAGATGAAGGACCCGGGGCGCGGGTACCCGAGGTCGGTGCTGCTGGCGTCGATCCTCATCCTGCTGGTGTTCATCCTGCCGACGCTCGCGATCTCGATCGCCGTGCCGGAAAAGGACCTCGGGCTCACCAACGGCATCATGCTCGCGTTCCAGGCCTACTTCGACAAGTGGGATCTGGGATGGGCGACGGCGGTGGTGTCGGCGCTCATCGCCGCCGGGGCGCTCGCCTCGGTGATCACCTGGATCGCCGGCCCTTCGAAGGGCCTGCTCGCCGCAGCCGAGACCGGGCTGCTGCCGCCTGCTCTGCAGAAGCGCAACAAGGCGGGCGTGCAGTCGGGCATCCTCATGCTGCAGGGCACCATCGTGACGATCCTGGCGGCGATCTTCGTGATCGTGCCGAACGTGAGTGCGGCGTTCGTCGCGCTCATCGACATGGCGGCGGCGCTGTACCTGATCATGTACATGCTGATGTTCGCAGCGGCGATCGTGCTGCGACGCAAGGAGCCGAACGTCAAGCGCACCTACCGGGTGCCGGCGATGAACCTCGTCGCCGGGGTCGGCTTCGTCGCGTGCCTCTTGGCGTTCGTGCTGGCCTTCGTCCCGCCCGACGGGTTCACCGCGTTCCCGGTCGCGGCGTACCCGTGGATCGTGGGCCTCGTCATCGTCGTGCTCGGCGGACCTCCCTTGGTCTTCTACGCGCTGCGCAAGCCGAGCTGGGATCGTCGCAGTCCGGCGGAGAAGGCCCTGCACGGCACGCACGACGAGGATGAGGCTGCGGCCGCGACCGCGCCTCCGGCGGCCGGGTCGACTCCCCCGCCGTCGACAGGCTCGGCGCCCCGGTCAGGCGGAGCCCCGCCTCCATCCACCTGA
- a CDS encoding Mur ligase family protein, whose protein sequence is MPTDAPTNLPPVLRPEHPPVRALDELARRFSGRVRGAVAGVTLSGITLATADLRPGEAFVAIRGAARHGAEFARAAADKGAVAIVTDEAGADLAADAGVPIVVVDDPRAMLGDLSAWVYGTGSGDDLPLLFATTGTNGKTSVSHLLEGILEQVGTVTGLSSTAERHIAGQVIVSRLTTPEASEFHALLALMRERGVEAVAVEVSAQALSRHRVDGIMFDVAAFTNLTHDHLDDYADMREYFEAKLPLFRADRARRAVVSLDSAAGAEVVARCEVPCTTVGTPDIAVDPVAAAAADWVVEIVDERQEGTEFRLVGPGGRSLQTTVPVIGRHMAANAALAIVMMLEGGYAWDTIVDALERDGGIRAHLPGRTQRVSGDRGPAVYVDFGHSPDAFEKTLAAVRRVTPGKVLMLFGADGDRDATKRHDMGRTAVLGSDILVITDHHPRFEDPDSIRATLIEGARLARPDAEIHEYSPPERAIVEAVKLVGEGDAILWAGPGHQDYRDIRGQRTPYSARELARRALRDAGWPVPDPSWPVPYPD, encoded by the coding sequence ATGCCCACCGATGCCCCCACCAATCTCCCGCCCGTCCTGCGCCCGGAGCACCCGCCGGTGCGCGCGCTCGACGAGCTCGCCCGCCGCTTCAGCGGACGCGTCCGCGGCGCTGTCGCCGGAGTGACCCTGTCGGGCATCACGCTCGCCACCGCCGATCTGCGCCCCGGCGAGGCCTTCGTCGCGATCCGCGGCGCAGCCCGCCACGGCGCGGAGTTCGCCCGCGCGGCCGCCGACAAGGGCGCCGTCGCCATCGTCACCGACGAGGCCGGCGCCGACCTCGCTGCCGACGCCGGCGTGCCGATCGTCGTCGTCGACGACCCCCGCGCCATGCTCGGCGACCTGTCGGCGTGGGTCTACGGCACCGGCTCCGGTGACGACCTGCCGCTGCTGTTCGCGACGACCGGCACCAACGGCAAGACGAGCGTCTCGCACCTGCTGGAGGGCATCCTCGAGCAGGTCGGAACGGTGACGGGCCTGTCGTCGACGGCCGAGCGCCACATCGCCGGACAGGTGATCGTGTCCCGGCTGACGACCCCCGAGGCATCCGAGTTCCACGCCCTCCTCGCGCTCATGCGCGAGCGCGGCGTCGAAGCGGTCGCCGTCGAGGTGTCGGCGCAGGCGCTGTCACGGCATCGCGTGGACGGCATCATGTTCGATGTCGCGGCGTTCACCAACCTCACCCACGACCACCTCGACGACTACGCCGACATGCGCGAGTACTTCGAGGCGAAGCTGCCGCTGTTCCGCGCCGACCGCGCGCGACGGGCGGTCGTCTCGCTCGACTCGGCCGCCGGCGCCGAGGTCGTCGCGCGGTGCGAGGTCCCCTGCACGACCGTGGGCACGCCCGACATCGCGGTCGACCCGGTCGCCGCAGCAGCGGCGGACTGGGTGGTCGAGATCGTCGACGAGCGCCAGGAGGGCACCGAGTTCCGCCTCGTCGGCCCCGGCGGCCGCTCGCTGCAGACGACCGTCCCCGTTATCGGGCGCCACATGGCCGCCAACGCCGCACTCGCCATCGTGATGATGCTCGAGGGCGGCTACGCATGGGACACGATCGTCGACGCACTCGAGCGCGACGGCGGCATCCGCGCCCATCTCCCCGGCCGCACCCAGCGGGTCTCCGGGGATCGCGGACCCGCCGTCTACGTCGACTTCGGCCACTCGCCCGACGCGTTCGAGAAGACGCTCGCCGCCGTGCGTCGCGTCACCCCCGGCAAGGTGCTCATGCTCTTCGGCGCCGACGGCGACCGGGATGCGACGAAGCGCCATGACATGGGACGCACCGCCGTGCTCGGCAGCGACATCCTCGTCATCACCGACCACCACCCGCGCTTCGAGGACCCCGACTCGATCCGGGCGACCCTCATCGAGGGCGCGCGCCTGGCGCGGCCCGACGCAGAGATCCACGAGTACTCGCCGCCCGAGCGGGCGATCGTCGAAGCGGTGAAGCTCGTCGGCGAGGGCGACGCGATCCTCTGGGCCGGGCCCGGCCACCAGGACTACCGCGACATCCGTGGTCAGCGCACTCCGTACTCGGCACGCGAGCTCGCCCGGCGCGCGCTCCGGGACGCCGGGTGGCCGGTGCCCGACCCCAGCTGGCCCGTCCCCTACCCCGACTGA
- the pflB gene encoding formate C-acetyltransferase produces the protein MTTVTPPTQLSGADAMPEAWDGFTAGPWQDGIDVRGFIQANYTPYIGDAAFLTGATERTERVWQTLMGMFPEERERGVYDVDNHTPASITAHAPGYIVEDDELIVGLQTDAPLKRAIMPYGGWRMVKGALETYGYEIDPVLERIFTSYRKTHNDGVFDVYPPAVRRARSSHIITGLPDAYGRGRIIGDYRRVALYGTDALIAGKHAERAELDMHFSTEEIIREREENAEQIRALKELAEMAATYGCDITRPAATAREAIQWLYFAYLGAVKEQNGAAMSFGRNTAFLDVYIQRDLARGILTEQEAQELVDDLVIKLRIVRFLRTPEYDALFSGDPTWVTESIGGIGEDGRTLVTKTAFRFLQTLYNLGPAPEPNLTVLWSDDLPEGFKEFCAKVSIDTSSIQYESDDHIRALCGDDAAIACCVSPMTVGKQMQFFGARVNLAKTLLYAINGGRDEISGKQITPLLPAVTGDVLDYDDVREKFRTTMEWLAETYVDALNCIHYMHDKYAYERLEMALHDREVMRTMACGIAGLSVAADSLSAIKYATVRPVRDESGLVVDYEVEGEYPCFGNDDDRVDAIARDLVTEFMEMLRRHPTYRDAVHTQSVLTITSNVVYGKKTGNTPDGRRAGQPFAPGANPMNGRDTHGMLASALSVAKLPFEQAQDGISLTTTVVPAGLGRTEEERVHNLVGLLDAQMATGGYHLNVNVLTRETLEDAMEHPENYPQLTIRVSGYAVNFVRLTREQQLDVISRTFHTGL, from the coding sequence ATGACCACGGTCACTCCCCCCACGCAGCTTTCCGGCGCGGACGCCATGCCCGAAGCCTGGGACGGCTTCACCGCCGGCCCCTGGCAGGACGGCATCGACGTGCGCGGGTTCATCCAGGCCAACTACACCCCCTACATCGGCGACGCCGCGTTCCTCACGGGCGCGACGGAGCGCACCGAGCGGGTGTGGCAGACCCTCATGGGGATGTTCCCCGAAGAGCGCGAGCGGGGCGTCTACGACGTCGACAACCACACCCCCGCCAGCATCACCGCACACGCCCCCGGCTACATCGTCGAAGACGACGAGCTGATCGTCGGCCTGCAGACCGACGCGCCTCTCAAGCGCGCCATCATGCCCTACGGCGGATGGCGCATGGTCAAGGGCGCGCTGGAGACCTACGGCTACGAGATCGACCCCGTGCTGGAGCGGATCTTCACCAGCTACCGCAAGACGCACAACGACGGCGTCTTCGACGTCTACCCCCCGGCCGTGCGCCGTGCCCGCAGCAGCCACATCATCACCGGACTGCCCGACGCCTACGGCCGTGGCCGCATCATCGGCGACTACCGTCGCGTGGCGCTCTACGGCACCGACGCGCTCATCGCCGGCAAGCACGCCGAGCGCGCAGAGCTGGACATGCACTTCTCCACCGAGGAGATCATCCGCGAGCGCGAAGAGAACGCCGAGCAGATTCGCGCCCTCAAGGAGCTGGCCGAGATGGCCGCCACCTACGGCTGCGACATCACCCGCCCCGCCGCCACCGCGCGTGAGGCGATCCAGTGGCTGTACTTCGCCTACCTCGGTGCGGTCAAGGAGCAGAACGGCGCCGCGATGAGCTTCGGGCGCAACACCGCGTTCCTCGACGTGTACATCCAGCGCGACCTCGCCCGCGGCATCCTCACCGAGCAGGAGGCGCAGGAGCTCGTCGACGACCTCGTCATCAAGCTGCGCATCGTGCGGTTCCTGCGCACGCCCGAGTACGACGCGCTGTTCTCCGGCGACCCGACCTGGGTCACCGAGTCCATCGGCGGCATCGGCGAGGACGGGCGCACGCTCGTGACCAAGACGGCGTTCCGCTTCCTGCAGACCCTCTACAACCTCGGCCCCGCACCGGAGCCCAACCTGACGGTGCTGTGGAGTGACGACCTGCCCGAGGGCTTCAAGGAGTTCTGCGCGAAGGTCTCCATCGACACCTCGTCCATCCAGTACGAGTCCGACGACCACATCCGCGCCCTCTGCGGCGACGACGCGGCCATCGCGTGCTGCGTGTCGCCCATGACCGTCGGCAAGCAGATGCAGTTCTTCGGCGCTCGCGTGAACCTCGCCAAGACGCTGCTCTACGCCATCAACGGCGGGCGCGACGAGATCAGCGGCAAGCAGATCACGCCGTTGCTGCCGGCCGTGACCGGTGATGTCCTCGACTACGACGACGTGCGCGAGAAGTTCCGCACGACGATGGAGTGGCTGGCCGAGACCTACGTCGACGCGCTCAACTGCATCCACTACATGCACGACAAGTACGCCTACGAGCGGCTCGAGATGGCGCTGCACGACCGCGAGGTCATGCGCACCATGGCCTGCGGCATCGCCGGACTGTCGGTCGCGGCCGACTCGCTGTCGGCGATCAAGTACGCCACCGTCCGCCCCGTGCGCGACGAGTCGGGTCTGGTCGTGGACTACGAGGTCGAGGGCGAGTACCCCTGCTTCGGCAACGACGACGACCGCGTCGACGCCATCGCCCGTGACCTGGTCACGGAGTTCATGGAGATGCTGCGCCGCCACCCCACCTACCGCGACGCCGTGCACACCCAGTCGGTGCTGACCATCACGTCGAACGTCGTGTACGGCAAGAAGACGGGCAATACTCCGGACGGACGCCGTGCCGGCCAGCCCTTCGCCCCCGGCGCCAACCCGATGAACGGCCGCGACACCCACGGCATGCTGGCATCGGCGCTCTCGGTCGCCAAGCTCCCCTTCGAGCAGGCGCAGGACGGCATCTCGCTGACCACCACGGTGGTCCCGGCCGGCCTCGGACGCACCGAGGAAGAGCGGGTGCACAACCTGGTCGGCCTGCTCGACGCCCAGATGGCCACGGGGGGCTACCACCTCAACGTCAACGTGCTCACGCGCGAGACGCTGGAGGATGCCATGGAGCACCCGGAGAACTACCCCCAGCTGACCATCCGTGTCTCCGGTTACGCGGTCAACTTCGTGCGTCTGACCCGCGAGCAGCAGCTCGACGTCATCAGCCGCACGTTCCACACGGGACTCTGA
- the pflA gene encoding pyruvate formate-lyase-activating protein: protein MSAILVPAPDTARPDSDGRHAHLEAVRAGRVASVHSWELVTSVDGPGTRMTLFLAGCPLRCQYCHNPDTWQQRDGIPTEIDDVLARVRRYLPVFKATGGGLTISGGEPMQQPAFVTRLAREAAELGVHVALDTSGNLGRNASDALLDDLGMVLLDVKSGLPDTYREVTGRELQPTIDFGDRLAAKGVPVWIRFVLVPGLTDAPENVEAVADIVERWPNVARVEVLPFHQMGTSKWERLGIDYALADVQPPEADHAESVRDRFRARGLQTF, encoded by the coding sequence GTGTCTGCCATCCTGGTGCCGGCGCCCGATACGGCACGCCCTGACTCCGACGGACGTCACGCCCACCTCGAAGCTGTTCGGGCGGGTCGCGTCGCGAGCGTGCACTCCTGGGAGCTCGTCACTTCCGTGGACGGTCCCGGCACCAGGATGACCCTCTTCCTCGCCGGGTGCCCGCTGCGCTGCCAGTACTGTCACAACCCCGACACGTGGCAGCAGCGCGACGGCATCCCGACCGAGATCGACGATGTGCTGGCGCGAGTGCGCCGGTACCTGCCGGTGTTCAAGGCCACCGGCGGCGGGCTCACCATCTCGGGCGGCGAGCCCATGCAGCAGCCGGCGTTCGTGACGCGGCTCGCGCGCGAGGCGGCCGAGCTCGGCGTTCACGTCGCCCTCGACACCTCCGGAAACCTCGGTCGCAACGCCTCCGACGCCCTGCTGGACGACCTCGGCATGGTGCTGCTCGACGTCAAGTCGGGCCTGCCGGACACGTACCGCGAGGTGACCGGCCGCGAGCTGCAGCCCACCATCGATTTCGGCGACCGCCTGGCGGCCAAGGGCGTGCCGGTGTGGATCCGGTTCGTCCTCGTTCCGGGTCTGACCGACGCCCCCGAGAACGTCGAGGCCGTGGCTGACATCGTCGAGCGCTGGCCGAACGTCGCGCGCGTCGAGGTGCTGCCGTTCCACCAGATGGGCACGTCGAAGTGGGAGCGCCTGGGCATCGACTACGCCCTGGCCGACGTGCAGCCGCCCGAGGCGGACCACGCCGAGAGCGTGCGCGATCGCTTCCGCGCACGGGGTCTTCAGACCTTCTGA
- the dxr gene encoding 1-deoxy-D-xylulose-5-phosphate reductoisomerase: protein MRRVLILGSTGSIGTQALDVIRAHPGRFDVVGLSAGTQRELMQRQAAEFGVEHTALGAAEAEQLVRDVEADVVLNGITGSVGLGPTIAALETGRTLALANKESLIVGGDLVTALAAPGQIVPVDSEHSAIAQALRAGERGEVRRLVLTASGGPFRGRTRDELASVTPADALAHPTWDMGRVVTTNSATLVNKGLEVIEAHLLFGVDYADIDVVVHPQSIVHSMVEFVDGSTIAQASPPDMRLPISLGLDWPHRVSGVGRPLDWTTATSWTFEPLDERAFPAVALAKQVGRAGGTYPAVFNAANEQAVDAFHEGRLGFPAIVETVRAVVDRHEAPAALSRESLADAEAWARRTADALIAGGQKV, encoded by the coding sequence GTGCGACGCGTTCTCATCCTCGGCTCCACCGGCTCGATCGGCACCCAGGCCCTCGACGTCATCCGCGCCCACCCCGGCCGGTTCGATGTCGTGGGACTGTCTGCGGGCACCCAGCGCGAGCTGATGCAGCGTCAGGCGGCGGAGTTCGGCGTCGAGCACACGGCGCTCGGCGCCGCCGAGGCGGAGCAGCTGGTGCGCGACGTCGAGGCGGACGTCGTGCTCAACGGAATCACGGGATCGGTGGGACTCGGTCCCACGATCGCCGCACTCGAGACGGGCCGCACGCTGGCACTCGCGAACAAGGAGTCGCTCATCGTCGGCGGCGACCTCGTCACCGCGCTCGCCGCCCCCGGCCAGATCGTGCCGGTCGACTCGGAGCACTCCGCCATCGCCCAGGCGCTGCGTGCGGGGGAGCGCGGCGAGGTGCGCCGCCTCGTCCTGACCGCATCAGGCGGGCCGTTCCGCGGCCGCACCCGCGACGAACTGGCATCCGTCACCCCCGCAGACGCCCTCGCCCACCCGACATGGGACATGGGGCGCGTGGTGACGACGAACTCCGCGACCCTGGTCAACAAGGGCCTCGAGGTGATCGAGGCGCACCTGCTGTTCGGGGTGGACTACGCCGACATCGACGTGGTGGTGCACCCGCAATCGATCGTGCACTCGATGGTGGAGTTCGTCGACGGCTCGACGATCGCGCAGGCGTCACCGCCGGACATGCGCCTGCCCATCTCGCTCGGCCTGGACTGGCCGCACCGGGTCTCCGGCGTCGGCCGGCCGCTGGACTGGACCACGGCGACCTCGTGGACGTTCGAGCCGCTGGACGAGCGGGCATTCCCCGCGGTCGCGCTGGCCAAGCAGGTCGGCCGCGCCGGCGGCACGTACCCCGCGGTGTTCAACGCCGCGAACGAGCAGGCCGTCGACGCGTTCCACGAGGGCCGGTTGGGCTTTCCCGCCATCGTCGAGACGGTGCGTGCGGTCGTCGACCGGCATGAGGCGCCTGCCGCGCTCTCGCGGGAAAGCCTCGCGGACGCCGAGGCGTGGGCGCGGCGCACCGCCGACGCGCTGATCGCCGGGGGTCAGAAGGTCTGA
- a CDS encoding FKBP-type peptidyl-prolyl cis-trans isomerase, translating into MRFRPLAALSVAAVSALLLAGCAGSPDTTGTPSSEDSALCDAKLDSGAASDAVKAEGAVGELPEVTFSTPLEIDEMQSTLLVEGDGEAVSEGDLVNVAFVGLDAADATELGSVGYTEGEVLPQTIGAETGIGQFLGCAPVGSRVAVALPADDTTGTSAQVYVLDLIDIVPAAAWGEEQEPAEGLPTVELDEDGAPTVTLPEGDAPTEYELAVLKEGDGPTVAEGDAVMVQYQGVSWDTGEVFDQSWGQAPATFSTSQVVQGFADALVGQKVGSQVIAVLPPAVAYGEGEINDENLVGQTLVFVVDILGTQHVPTQ; encoded by the coding sequence GTGCGCTTCCGCCCGCTTGCCGCCCTGTCCGTCGCCGCCGTCTCGGCGCTCCTGCTCGCCGGCTGCGCCGGCTCACCGGACACCACGGGCACCCCCTCTTCGGAGGATTCCGCGCTCTGCGACGCCAAGCTGGATTCCGGTGCCGCATCCGACGCCGTCAAGGCCGAGGGCGCCGTGGGAGAGCTCCCCGAGGTCACCTTCTCCACGCCGCTCGAGATCGACGAGATGCAGAGCACCCTCCTCGTCGAGGGTGATGGCGAAGCCGTGTCCGAGGGCGATCTGGTCAACGTCGCCTTCGTCGGTCTGGATGCCGCGGACGCCACCGAGCTCGGCTCGGTCGGCTACACCGAGGGCGAGGTGCTCCCGCAGACGATCGGCGCCGAGACGGGCATCGGTCAGTTCCTCGGCTGCGCCCCCGTGGGAAGCCGGGTCGCCGTGGCCCTCCCCGCCGACGACACCACCGGCACCTCCGCGCAGGTGTACGTGCTCGATCTGATCGACATCGTTCCGGCCGCGGCGTGGGGCGAGGAGCAGGAGCCGGCAGAGGGCCTTCCGACCGTCGAGCTCGACGAGGACGGCGCTCCCACCGTCACCCTGCCCGAAGGCGACGCGCCCACCGAGTACGAGCTCGCGGTGCTGAAGGAGGGCGACGGCCCGACGGTCGCCGAGGGCGACGCGGTCATGGTGCAGTACCAGGGCGTCTCGTGGGACACCGGCGAGGTCTTCGACCAGAGCTGGGGCCAGGCGCCCGCGACCTTCTCCACGTCGCAGGTCGTGCAGGGCTTCGCCGACGCGCTGGTGGGCCAGAAGGTCGGCTCGCAGGTCATCGCCGTGCTTCCGCCGGCCGTCGCCTACGGCGAGGGTGAGATCAACGACGAGAACCTCGTGGGCCAGACCCTCGTGTTCGTCGTGGACATCCTCGGCACCCAGCACGTGCCGACCCAGTGA
- a CDS encoding lysophospholipid acyltransferase family protein translates to MTASLPDPDEQTSESTGVPGIGLTYVIGRWVIAPLARLFYWPRIEGRKNVPRKGPVILASNHLSFIDSFVIPMASPRPVRFLAKASYFDGKGLKGWLAREFFYAVGAFPVQRGAGQAALDALDQQKRMLEAGWATALYPEGTRSLDGRLYKGRTGVAFLALQTGAKVVPVGLVGTNEIMPVGAKFPRLRPRVTVRFGEPIDLSHHGPATSGRARRLATDEIMTAIHALSGQQLANAYNEAPAQNPVERIKQVLPHERR, encoded by the coding sequence GTGACCGCGTCTCTTCCCGATCCCGACGAGCAGACGAGCGAATCCACCGGTGTGCCCGGCATCGGCCTCACCTACGTCATCGGGCGCTGGGTGATCGCCCCGCTGGCCCGGCTGTTCTACTGGCCCCGCATCGAGGGGCGCAAGAACGTGCCGCGCAAGGGTCCCGTGATCCTCGCGAGCAATCACCTGTCGTTCATCGACTCGTTCGTCATCCCCATGGCATCGCCCCGCCCCGTGCGCTTCCTCGCCAAGGCCAGCTACTTCGACGGCAAGGGCCTCAAGGGCTGGCTCGCGCGCGAGTTCTTCTACGCCGTGGGCGCCTTTCCCGTGCAGCGCGGCGCCGGTCAGGCGGCGCTGGACGCCCTCGATCAGCAGAAGCGGATGCTGGAGGCGGGCTGGGCCACGGCCCTGTACCCCGAGGGCACGCGATCCCTGGACGGGCGGCTGTACAAGGGGCGCACGGGCGTCGCCTTCCTCGCGCTGCAGACCGGCGCGAAGGTGGTGCCCGTCGGGCTGGTCGGCACGAACGAGATCATGCCGGTGGGCGCGAAGTTCCCCCGTCTGCGCCCGCGCGTGACCGTGCGCTTCGGTGAGCCGATCGACCTGTCCCACCACGGCCCCGCCACGTCGGGTCGGGCCCGCCGGCTGGCGACCGACGAGATCATGACGGCCATCCACGCCCTGTCGGGCCAGCAGCTCGCCAACGCCTACAACGAGGCTCCCGCGCAGAATCCGGTGGAGCGCATCAAGCAGGTCCTCCCCCACGAACGCCGCTGA